One genomic segment of Helianthus annuus cultivar XRQ/B chromosome 14, HanXRQr2.0-SUNRISE, whole genome shotgun sequence includes these proteins:
- the LOC110908764 gene encoding centromere/kinetochore protein zw10 homolog isoform X2, with the protein MDVLFNSINVRDLLSSHDLDDSSPLSASDLRLLIDRLQVRSLNIKSKVHTYILSHNDEFSSLFSRCSDAVVNSEQLSDLVNLLSSDRKPIDVQVKETVDEIRSKRGGLKEKKDALGLVEVVLKLSRELSVVEEDLVAGKVVEAAEVLTELKVALRITEDCTNDEEPVVFGLLRKKWTDCFEEIQQVLVKFIEKAVTFDHQTNSVYLKNTMSINDDTQGIALCTVLKAMHVVGILDHGLAKVADLMTRHVITPAVGSISHSFSVEEQRLDSGDITEAVLRITPLTGTQVENMDAEIIYSGISIVIQFIFNYICFQNTSWMQLFGRLTWPHMSELIISNFLSKIVPDDASKLSDFQTIRQLTSEFETSLKEVMFISSDKDERLTNFTDNVEVHFATRKKVEILATSRDLLLHSNFKLPKEYTRKSEDIKNGENVDLLFSSERCAVSETALQLLELVHQTLKDVCLSSPTVALEFCHAARDALLLYEAVIPVKLERQLDGINQVAVLIHNDCLFLSQEILALKFEYQPDFPISVKGAVFIDLGIRYKLMAEEILQRQIQLVKRNLMEAIDGADGFQNTHQPKRYESAKFSIDQVAFILEKVRIIWEPLLLPLTYKRSMCTVVEAVCSRMTKDILQLDDIAAEETLQRHIDILRRRLTWNDNV; encoded by the exons ATGGATGTACTCTTCAATTCAATCAACGTTCGTGATCTTCTATCGTCACATGATCTCGACGACTCATCGCCACTCTCCGCCTCCGATCTCCGCCTCCTAATCGACCGTCTTCAAGTCCGATCACTCAACATCAAGTCCAAAGTCCACACCTACATACTCTCTCACAACGATGAGTTCTCCAGCCTATTCTCTCGCTGCTCCGACGCCGTCGTTAACTCCGAGCAACTTTCCGATCTCGTTAACCTCTTGTCGTCGGATCGGAAACCGATCGATGTGCAGGTTAAGGAAACGGTTGATGAAATTAGGTCAAAACGTGGTGGATTGAAGGAGAAGAAGGATGCGTTAGGTTTAGTGGAGGTTGTTTTGAAACTGAGCCGCGAGTTGAGTGTTGTGGAGGAGGATTTGGTCGCCGGAAAGGTTGTTGAGGCGGCGGAGGTGTTGACGGAGTTGAAGGTGGCTTTACGAATCACGGAGGATTGTACGAATGATGAAGAGCCGGTTGTGTTTGGATTACTGAGGAAGAAATGGACAGATTGCTTTGAAGAG ATACAACAGGTGCTAGTCAAGTTCATTGAGAAGGCAGTGACATTTGATCATCAAACCAACTCTGTTTATCTTAAGAACACAATGTCTATCAATGATGATACTCAAGGGATTGCGCTTTGTACTGTTTTGAAAGCAATGCAT GTGGTTGGTATTCTAGATCATGGGCTTGCGAAAGTGGCGGATTTGATGACCAGACATGTAATAACGCCTGCAGTGGGATCGATATCTCACAGTTTTTCAGTAGAAGAACAGAGATTAGATTCAGGAGATATAACCGAGGCGGTTTTGAGAATAACCCCACTGACCGGTACTCAG GTCGAAAACATGGATGCTGAAATTATATATTCTGGAATCAGCATAGTCATTCAGTTTATTTTCAACTATATTTGCTTTCAAAACACCTCGTGGATGCAATTATTTGGAAGATTGACTTGGCCCCACATGTCAGAACTGATTATTTCAAACTTTCTTTCCAAG ATTGTTCCTGACGATGCATCCAAACTTTCCGACTTCCAAACAATAAGACAACTCACATCCGAGTTTGAAACGTCTCTTAAAGAAGTTATGTTCATATCCTCTGACAAAGATGAAAGGCTGACCAATTTTACGGATAACGTTGAAGTCCACTTTGCAACAAGGAAGAAGGTTGAGATCTTAGCAACATCTAGAGATCTTCTTCTACATTCCAACTTTAAACTTCCCAAG GAGTATACAAGGAAAAGTGAAGATATTAAAAATGGTGAGAATGTGGACTTGCTTTTCTCGTCTGAGAGGTGTGCAGTATCCGAAACGGCTTTGCAACTACTGGAACTTGTGCATCAAACACTAAAG GATGTTTGTTTGTCATCCCCGACCGTTGCGTTAGAGTTTTGCCATGCTGCTAGGGATGCTTTACTTCTATACGAAGCTGTTATTCCAGTCAAG TTAGAAAGACAGCTGGATGGTATCAACCAGGTTGCTGTTCTAATTCATAACGACTGCCTCTTCCTATCACAAGAGATTCTCGCCCTTAAATTTGAG TATCAGCCGGATTTCCCGATTTCCGTGAAGGGGGCCGTGTTCATTGATTTAGGTATACGGTACAAGCTAATGGCAGAAGAGATATTACAAAGACAAATACAGCTCGTTAAGCGTAATTTAATGGAG GCCATTGATGGTGCGGATGGATTTCAAAATACGCATCAACCAAAACGATACGAGTCTGCAAAATTCAGTATCGATCAG GTGGCTTTTATTCTTGAGAAAGTGCGCATAATTTGGGAGCCGTTATTGCTACCGTTAACGTACAAACGAAGCATGTGCACTGTTGTGGAGGCTGTATGTTCTAGAATGACTAAAGACATACTTCAATTAGATGATATTGCAGCAGAAGAAACATTACAG CGTCACATCGACATCTTGCGGCGGCGCCTTACGTGGAATGATAACGTATAG
- the LOC110908764 gene encoding centromere/kinetochore protein zw10 homolog isoform X1 → MDVLFNSINVRDLLSSHDLDDSSPLSASDLRLLIDRLQVRSLNIKSKVHTYILSHNDEFSSLFSRCSDAVVNSEQLSDLVNLLSSDRKPIDVQVKETVDEIRSKRGGLKEKKDALGLVEVVLKLSRELSVVEEDLVAGKVVEAAEVLTELKVALRITEDCTNDEEPVVFGLLRKKWTDCFEEIQQVLVKFIEKAVTFDHQTNSVYLKNTMSINDDTQGIALCTVLKAMHVVGILDHGLAKVADLMTRHVITPAVGSISHSFSVEEQRLDSGDITEAVLRITPLTGTQVENMDAEIIYSGISIVIQFIFNYICFQNTSWMQLFGRLTWPHMSELIISNFLSKIVPDDASKLSDFQTIRQLTSEFETSLKEVMFISSDKDERLTNFTDNVEVHFATRKKVEILATSRDLLLHSNFKLPKEYTRKSEDIKNGENVDLLFSSERCAVSETALQLLELVHQTLKDVCLSSPTVALEFCHAARDALLLYEAVIPVKLERQLDGINQVAVLIHNDCLFLSQEILALKFEYQPDFPISVKGAVFIDLGIRYKLMAEEILQRQIQLVKRNLMEAIDGADGFQNTHQPKRYESAKFSIDQVAFILEKVRIIWEPLLLPLTYKRSMCTVVEAVCSRMTKDILQLDDIAAEETLQIQRLIHMLLENLSSLLDSLVGVKQTTKPQEALSSSIDDLIPSLPQLRVLADMLDMPLKSITASWESGELAKCGYTSSEVKDFIRAIFTDSPLRKECLWRIENIKF, encoded by the exons ATGGATGTACTCTTCAATTCAATCAACGTTCGTGATCTTCTATCGTCACATGATCTCGACGACTCATCGCCACTCTCCGCCTCCGATCTCCGCCTCCTAATCGACCGTCTTCAAGTCCGATCACTCAACATCAAGTCCAAAGTCCACACCTACATACTCTCTCACAACGATGAGTTCTCCAGCCTATTCTCTCGCTGCTCCGACGCCGTCGTTAACTCCGAGCAACTTTCCGATCTCGTTAACCTCTTGTCGTCGGATCGGAAACCGATCGATGTGCAGGTTAAGGAAACGGTTGATGAAATTAGGTCAAAACGTGGTGGATTGAAGGAGAAGAAGGATGCGTTAGGTTTAGTGGAGGTTGTTTTGAAACTGAGCCGCGAGTTGAGTGTTGTGGAGGAGGATTTGGTCGCCGGAAAGGTTGTTGAGGCGGCGGAGGTGTTGACGGAGTTGAAGGTGGCTTTACGAATCACGGAGGATTGTACGAATGATGAAGAGCCGGTTGTGTTTGGATTACTGAGGAAGAAATGGACAGATTGCTTTGAAGAG ATACAACAGGTGCTAGTCAAGTTCATTGAGAAGGCAGTGACATTTGATCATCAAACCAACTCTGTTTATCTTAAGAACACAATGTCTATCAATGATGATACTCAAGGGATTGCGCTTTGTACTGTTTTGAAAGCAATGCAT GTGGTTGGTATTCTAGATCATGGGCTTGCGAAAGTGGCGGATTTGATGACCAGACATGTAATAACGCCTGCAGTGGGATCGATATCTCACAGTTTTTCAGTAGAAGAACAGAGATTAGATTCAGGAGATATAACCGAGGCGGTTTTGAGAATAACCCCACTGACCGGTACTCAG GTCGAAAACATGGATGCTGAAATTATATATTCTGGAATCAGCATAGTCATTCAGTTTATTTTCAACTATATTTGCTTTCAAAACACCTCGTGGATGCAATTATTTGGAAGATTGACTTGGCCCCACATGTCAGAACTGATTATTTCAAACTTTCTTTCCAAG ATTGTTCCTGACGATGCATCCAAACTTTCCGACTTCCAAACAATAAGACAACTCACATCCGAGTTTGAAACGTCTCTTAAAGAAGTTATGTTCATATCCTCTGACAAAGATGAAAGGCTGACCAATTTTACGGATAACGTTGAAGTCCACTTTGCAACAAGGAAGAAGGTTGAGATCTTAGCAACATCTAGAGATCTTCTTCTACATTCCAACTTTAAACTTCCCAAG GAGTATACAAGGAAAAGTGAAGATATTAAAAATGGTGAGAATGTGGACTTGCTTTTCTCGTCTGAGAGGTGTGCAGTATCCGAAACGGCTTTGCAACTACTGGAACTTGTGCATCAAACACTAAAG GATGTTTGTTTGTCATCCCCGACCGTTGCGTTAGAGTTTTGCCATGCTGCTAGGGATGCTTTACTTCTATACGAAGCTGTTATTCCAGTCAAG TTAGAAAGACAGCTGGATGGTATCAACCAGGTTGCTGTTCTAATTCATAACGACTGCCTCTTCCTATCACAAGAGATTCTCGCCCTTAAATTTGAG TATCAGCCGGATTTCCCGATTTCCGTGAAGGGGGCCGTGTTCATTGATTTAGGTATACGGTACAAGCTAATGGCAGAAGAGATATTACAAAGACAAATACAGCTCGTTAAGCGTAATTTAATGGAG GCCATTGATGGTGCGGATGGATTTCAAAATACGCATCAACCAAAACGATACGAGTCTGCAAAATTCAGTATCGATCAG GTGGCTTTTATTCTTGAGAAAGTGCGCATAATTTGGGAGCCGTTATTGCTACCGTTAACGTACAAACGAAGCATGTGCACTGTTGTGGAGGCTGTATGTTCTAGAATGACTAAAGACATACTTCAATTAGATGATATTGCAGCAGAAGAAACATTACAG ATTCAAAGGTTAATTCATATGTTGCTGGAAAACCTTTCATCTTTATTGGATTCTTTGGTTGGTGTTAAACAAACAACAAAACCACAAGAAGCATTATCAAGCTCTATTGATGATTTAATTCCGTCACTCCCTCAATTACGGGTATTGGCAG ATATGTTGGACATGCCTCTGAAGTCGATAACTGCATCATGGGAAAGCGGTGAATTGGCCAAGTGCGGTTATACGTCATCTGAG GTGAAAGACTTTATTAGAGCAATATTTACGGATTCGCCCCTGAGGAAAGAATGCTTGTGGAGAATCGAAAATATCAAGTTTTAG
- the LOC110906983 gene encoding uncharacterized protein LOC110906983 translates to MNNEWEETDPNDPTWEDDEGSLVFNRLQRNHEYFKPRQHVGYTEEAERDFRLSYRPAEAAEHSKFIPKIALALLSREKLPPTVGKFNELTDPDDHVRTLTSVGCMGGWNMPMWWHLFIQTLTGAARAWFDSLPTGKIKSWVDFKTQFLSYFSQQRRYQRDTAEVEDIWRRDGEGLEDFITRFNKECLEIGGVSEQLMRCHFKKAIRCDSLIRTITGKDGMPKEWDKLIVNTRDNKRRNKYKGNDCKSGRSRGHDERPRYREDVRETIDRIGYRKAVKDDNRDKHWTPLIKTPKEVLMTENHDFKAPRPMTNKKGQDPNLYCDFHKDSGHLTDDCYSLRQEIEKALKSGKLSHLVKNVRKETRQLHRHDEGNHKKVRRLETHMVNGPRYSAKEKGKRPYEPSWQEQQVIFPLVRGGPRATRPIVITGIIGHYETEYVFIDPGSTADIIYEQCFNQFDEEDKARLEPVDYPLSGFCNEMVFPLGQISFPITLSDGKHSRTKSVNFMVMPVKSRHDVLIGRETQGELR, encoded by the exons atgaacaacgaatgggagGAGACTGACCCGAATGATCCAACTTGGGAGGATGACGAGGGCTCGTTAGTCTTCAACCGCTTGCAGAGGAACCATGAATACTTCAAACCGCGACAGCATGTCGGGtacacagaagaagctgaaagagatttccgcctgTCCTACCggccagcggaagctgcggagcATTCAAAGTTCATCCCAAAAATCGCACTCGCGCTGCTTTCAAGAGAAAAGTTACCTCCGACTGTCGGGAAGTTCAACGAATTGACTGATCCGGATGATCACGTCAGAACTTTAACTAGCGTAGgttgcatgggaggttggaacatgcctaTGTGGTGGCATTTGTTTATTCAAACCCTTACCGGggctgctcgcgcctggtttgacagccttccaACAGGGAAGATTAAATCATGGGTAGATTTCAAGACTCAGTTTTTAAGCTACTTCAGCCAACAACGACGCTACCAGCGCGACACAGCTGAAGTAGAAGACATCTGGCGAAGAGATGGCGAAGGTCTGGAAGATTTCATCACCCGTTTTAACAAAGAATGTTTGGAGATAGGCGGCGTAAGCGAACAACTCATGCGTTGTCACTTCAAGAAAGCCATTCGTTGTGATAGTCTCATCAGAACTATCACGGGCAAAGACGGAATGCCAAAAGAATGGGATAAACTCAT AGTGAACACGCGCGACAACAAAAGGCGCAACAAATACAAGGGTAACGATTGTAAATCTGGGAGATCAAGGGGCCATGATGAAAGGCCGCGCTATAGAGAAGACGTGCGTGAAACAATCGACAGAATCGGTTACAGGAAAGCAGTCAAGGATGATAATCGTGATAAGCACTGGACCCCGCTCATCAAAACGCCAAAAGAGGTGTTAATGACGGAGAACCACGATTTCAAGGCTCCCAGGCCTATGACAAACAAGAAGGGGCAAGACCCCAACTTGTACTGTGACTTCCATAAAGACTCAGGGCACCTGACAGATGACTGCTATAGTCTGCGCCAAGAAATTGAGAAAGCGCTAAAAAGCGGAAAGCTAAGTCACTTGGTGAAGAACGTGCGCAAAGAAACTCGTCAGCTCCATCGCCACGATGAGGGAAATCACAAGAAAGTCCGACGCTTGGAGAcccacatggtcaacggaccaagatACAGTGCAAAAGAGAAAGGCAAGCGCCCCTACGAGCCTTCATGGCAAGAGCAGCAGGTTATTTTCCCGTTAGTGCGCGGCGGTCCTCGCGCCACACGACCCATCGTCATTACCGGCATTATCGGCCACTATGAAACGGAATACGTATTTATTGATCCAGGAAGTACGGCTGACATCATCTACGAACAGTGCTTTAACCAGTTTGATGAAGAGGACaaagcgagactcgagccagtTGATTATCCTCTGTCCggattttgcaacgagatggttttCCCACTTGGTCAGATCAGCTTCCCCAtcacgctctctgacgggaaGCATTCAAGAACAAAAAGCGTAAATTTCAtggtgatgcctgtcaaatcgAGGCATGATGTATTGATTGGGAGGGAAACCCAAGGCGAGCTGAGGTGA